In Desulfobulbaceae bacterium, the genomic stretch GCGAAGTCAATGGTCACCACAATCACCTATTAGGTGTAGCGATTTCCTTTGTTGAGCCGGTTCATCTCCCGATCGGATTCACGATCTTTGATTGAAGCCCGCTTATCATAAAGCTTTTTGCCTCGTGCTAAACCTAATATCAACTTTGCTTTGCCATTGCCTTTAAAGTATATCTTGAGAGGTATTAAAGCAACTCCCTTTTCTTTAGTTTTACCAATGAGTTTTTTTAACTCCTGTTTGTGCAGAAGAAGTTTCCGCACTCGCAGGGGATTAGGGGCTTGAAGAGATGCAAAAACATAAGTTGAAATATGAACATTATGCAAGAACAACTCTTCATTTTTAATTTGAGCGTAGCCATCACGTAAATTTGCCTTACCGGCACGTAACGATTTGACCTCAGGCCCTAAAAGCATCATTCCTGCTTCATAGGTGCTTTCTATCTGATACTCAAAGTGAGCCTTTTTGTTGGTACAAACAACTTTTCCAGGCACAGAGTTTTTTGATTTAGTATGAGCCATAGTCGGTGTATTTATGCAATTCCAGTTACTTTGACAGCTTCCTGGAACGTTGTCAGACCTCTGGCAACTTTTGACCAGGCATCTTCGAGAAGGGGTGTCATGCCTTCCTTAATTGCCCATTGCCTGAGTTCAATCTCGCTGA encodes the following:
- the smpB gene encoding SsrA-binding protein SmpB, which produces MAHTKSKNSVPGKVVCTNKKAHFEYQIESTYEAGMMLLGPEVKSLRAGKANLRDGYAQIKNEELFLHNVHISTYVFASLQAPNPLRVRKLLLHKQELKKLIGKTKEKGVALIPLKIYFKGNGKAKLILGLARGKKLYDKRASIKDRESDREMNRLNKGNRYT